The following coding sequences are from one Methanohalophilus halophilus window:
- a CDS encoding ATP-binding protein, whose translation MVRGSVGVIFGETGTLNFKFLISDSTAVLRGHYVKIWHETDGWILAQVMSIVRSSEKYSLEEAKKGQRKDRNDDRIVASGTIIGSRDDRGLLRAPMSPFSPGDQVYLADDTLIRDTLGLVGDDMYIGLLEGTGIPVHLNVNSLVQKHCSILAKTGSGKSYTAGVILEELLDHNVPMLIIDPHSEYSSLKESDSGNDGDLKKYGVKSKGYGSRIQVYTPADKSINPNADHLFRLNGVNLTPSELMTLFPDNFNSTHSGILYEAVHRLRADVETYFLDDIIREVSNNESKARWNVINLLEDINQLDILSPQPTPVEELMQDGKASIIDLKGVPPHIQTMIVAQLCDTLFEARKLGTIPPGMLVVEEAHNFAPERGYSKSSSSEILRTIASEGRKFGLGMLVISQRPARVDKNVLSQCGSQIILKVTNPNDLKSISKGLEGVNSYVEEELLRLPPGIAMLVSNDIERPILVDIRVRKSKHGGESVKILNKSSPKVSPGTKKESKTEPVTKPVEEKKSQSPPPKRQPSRNPKKDSGGLFNKLFGSESK comes from the coding sequence ATGGTACGCGGTTCAGTAGGAGTCATATTCGGTGAAACAGGAACTCTTAATTTCAAGTTCCTGATATCGGACAGTACGGCAGTTCTGAGAGGGCATTATGTCAAAATATGGCATGAGACAGATGGATGGATACTTGCACAGGTAATGTCAATTGTGCGCTCCAGTGAAAAATATTCTCTGGAAGAAGCCAAAAAGGGGCAGAGGAAAGATAGAAATGATGACCGTATAGTGGCCTCTGGCACAATAATAGGAAGCCGGGATGACCGTGGCCTTTTAAGGGCACCTATGAGTCCTTTCAGTCCCGGGGATCAGGTCTATCTGGCAGATGATACACTTATTAGGGATACACTGGGTCTTGTAGGAGATGACATGTATATCGGATTGCTTGAAGGTACCGGTATTCCTGTACATCTTAATGTGAACAGTCTTGTGCAGAAACATTGTAGCATCCTTGCAAAAACCGGTAGTGGTAAGTCTTACACTGCCGGAGTAATTCTTGAAGAATTACTTGATCATAATGTACCCATGTTGATCATTGATCCTCATAGTGAGTATTCTTCCCTTAAAGAATCAGACAGTGGAAATGACGGTGACCTGAAAAAATACGGTGTAAAATCCAAAGGATACGGCTCCAGAATACAGGTTTATACTCCTGCCGATAAATCAATTAATCCAAACGCAGATCATCTTTTCAGGTTAAACGGAGTTAATCTTACTCCCAGTGAACTGATGACCTTATTTCCTGATAATTTTAATAGTACCCATTCCGGTATTCTTTATGAAGCTGTACACAGGTTACGTGCTGATGTGGAAACCTATTTCCTTGATGATATAATCAGGGAGGTCAGCAATAATGAAAGCAAAGCCCGCTGGAATGTAATTAATTTACTTGAAGATATTAACCAGCTGGATATACTTTCCCCTCAACCCACTCCGGTTGAAGAATTAATGCAGGATGGAAAGGCTTCGATTATTGACCTGAAAGGGGTCCCTCCACATATACAGACAATGATTGTGGCCCAGCTCTGTGACACTCTTTTTGAAGCTCGCAAACTCGGCACGATTCCTCCGGGAATGCTGGTTGTGGAAGAAGCCCATAATTTTGCTCCTGAAAGAGGGTATAGCAAGAGTTCCAGTTCAGAAATTCTCCGTACAATAGCCTCAGAAGGGCGAAAGTTTGGTTTGGGGATGCTGGTCATCTCCCAGAGGCCTGCAAGGGTTGATAAAAATGTACTTTCACAGTGTGGAAGCCAGATTATATTGAAGGTTACCAACCCAAATGATCTTAAATCTATCAGTAAAGGTCTGGAGGGTGTAAATTCCTATGTAGAAGAAGAACTGTTACGCCTGCCACCCGGCATTGCAATGCTGGTGAGCAATGATATTGAACGCCCGATTCTTGTGGATATCCGTGTCAGGAAATCCAAACATGGTGGGGAATCCGTGAAAATTCTCAATAAATCCTCTCCTAAAGTATCTCCTGGTACCAAAAAAGAGTCCAAAACAGAACCTGTAACTAAACCTGTAGAAGAAAAAAAATCCCAATCCCCGCCACCTAAAAGACAACCAAGCCGCAATCCCAAGAAAGATAGTGGCGGTCTTTTCAATAAACTGTTTGGCTCTGAAAGTAAATAA
- a CDS encoding DUF555 domain-containing protein: protein MPSYHVTLEAAWLVRDVKSADDAIGVAIAEAGKRLNPQLDFVEVDVGSTFCPACNEPFSSVFIAANTGIVGLILEMKVFDAESDEHASRIAKSVIGRTLRDVPLTVIDVEEFVR, encoded by the coding sequence ATGCCGAGTTATCATGTAACCCTTGAAGCCGCCTGGTTGGTAAGGGATGTGAAAAGCGCAGATGATGCCATTGGTGTAGCAATTGCTGAAGCCGGAAAGAGGCTCAATCCCCAACTTGATTTTGTTGAAGTTGATGTGGGCTCTACTTTCTGTCCTGCCTGTAATGAACCTTTTAGTAGTGTTTTCATAGCAGCAAATACCGGTATCGTCGGCCTTATCCTGGAAATGAAAGTTTTTGATGCTGAAAGTGACGAACATGCTTCCCGTATTGCCAAATCGGTCATTGGAAGGACCTTGAGGGATGTACCTCTTACTGTAATAGATGTTGAAGAATTTGTCAGATGA
- a CDS encoding carbohydrate kinase family protein — translation MSAPIDVVGHAALDYLFEVEHIASPNESYPITSYEVLFGGGAANIAAAMAQLGGNSRLVAAVGDDFSTSGYEQHLNNLGVDLSLLYHIEGEESTKAFVYTDPNHNQSSYFYWGSSSKLPDVEAPALDFVHLATSEASFNARVAQKSEFVSFDPGQDLVTYSKEHLVTILDNTDILFANIHEVKRVKEMTGRSFNDLKKSISTIVVTCDSSGSKIYCKDKKIDIPIVSVKAVDPTGAGDGYRAGFLLAFSKGLPFEVCGKIGATVASFEVECVGCQTNLPTWGAMKKRYEENFGALPL, via the coding sequence ATGTCGGCCCCCATAGATGTTGTAGGACATGCGGCATTGGATTATCTTTTTGAAGTAGAACATATCGCTTCACCCAATGAATCCTATCCGATAACAAGCTATGAAGTACTTTTCGGAGGGGGTGCTGCCAATATTGCCGCAGCAATGGCGCAGTTGGGCGGTAACTCCCGTCTGGTTGCTGCTGTGGGAGATGATTTTTCCACAAGCGGCTATGAGCAACATCTGAATAATCTGGGTGTTGATCTTTCTCTCCTGTATCATATAGAAGGTGAGGAAAGTACCAAAGCTTTTGTCTATACTGACCCAAATCATAACCAATCATCCTACTTTTACTGGGGTTCATCTTCAAAGTTGCCGGATGTGGAAGCTCCAGCGCTGGATTTTGTCCATCTGGCAACCTCTGAGGCAAGTTTCAATGCCCGGGTGGCTCAGAAATCAGAGTTTGTTTCTTTTGATCCTGGCCAGGATCTGGTTACTTACTCGAAAGAGCATCTGGTTACCATACTGGATAATACGGATATTCTCTTTGCCAATATCCATGAGGTCAAGCGTGTAAAAGAGATGACTGGAAGGTCTTTTAATGACCTGAAGAAATCCATTTCAACTATTGTAGTCACCTGTGATTCCAGTGGAAGTAAGATATATTGTAAAGATAAAAAAATCGATATCCCCATCGTATCTGTAAAAGCTGTGGACCCCACCGGGGCGGGAGATGGTTACAGAGCGGGATTCCTTTTGGCTTTCAGCAAAGGCCTACCCTTTGAGGTATGTGGCAAAATAGGTGCAACAGTTGCTTCATTTGAAGTGGAATGTGTTGGATGCCAGACCAATCTGCCAACATGGGGTGCTATGAAAAAAAGATATGAAGAGAACTTTGGAGCATTGCCCCTCTGA
- a CDS encoding DUF357 domain-containing protein → MAADLNEKVGRYEKLLKKALELAQPAPRSSSHLMKVADDYLNMAQSYYNDGLHFIKIEDPVNALVCFSYGHAWLDAGARLGIFDVDDNVLFTI, encoded by the coding sequence ATGGCAGCGGATTTGAATGAGAAAGTTGGACGATATGAAAAATTGCTTAAAAAAGCCCTGGAGCTTGCACAACCTGCTCCAAGATCCAGTTCCCATTTGATGAAAGTAGCAGATGATTACCTAAATATGGCTCAATCCTATTATAATGACGGTCTTCATTTCATTAAGATTGAGGATCCCGTAAATGCCCTTGTATGCTTCAGTTATGGACATGCCTGGCTGGATGCCGGTGCAAGGCTTGGGATTTTTGATGTAGATGATAATGTGTTATTTACAATATGA